The genome window GTCATGTTTCTCTCCTCAGACTTATTAgtgtcctcggacaaggcccaaggcccaagttccaatacattattttgggccaCAATCCCCACAGCCATGGTTTCATACTATAtaggaaaagaataaataaattaggtAGCTCGTGAACAAGTTCGATCTTTCTTGACAAGAAAGTGAGTCAAACTTGAACATAAAATCTTGTATGATAATAAGCTTGCGCTCAGCTCATGTTcgaaaaaacaataaatgaaCAAACTTGAAAATTTAATACTCGGTTCTGCTCAAATCCTTTATAACCCAACTTATAATCCAAAAATCTAGTGACGTCCCAAAACTAATCCAAAAATCTATTGACATCCCAAAACAGGAGCACAGTTCTATTTCAGTCTACACTCACCATATTGGAATGGAATGTGAGACTACGAGGTTGGACAAGGTTCGGCTCCATGACAACCCTCTGCCTCTCTGTAATGTCGCTGGCTTTGCCAAGACTTACCTCCAAGACTTTAAAGAACACACGGACAGCTCTCCAATTATCAGGAACCGGTCTACTCCTCACAGGTGGTCTCCGCCAGCAGCTGGTTCAGTGAAGATTAATTTTGACGGAGCGATGTTTGGGGAGTCTGACAGGGCGGGGTTGGGAGTGGTAATTCGGTCTTGCCAGGGTCAGGTGGTGGCAGCCCTATCCGAGCAAATTACAAAACCTCCAACAGTGGAGATCCTGGAACTCTTGGCTGCAAGGCGTG of Quercus lobata isolate SW786 chromosome 8, ValleyOak3.0 Primary Assembly, whole genome shotgun sequence contains these proteins:
- the LOC115956926 gene encoding uncharacterized protein LOC115956926 codes for the protein MECETTRLDKVRLHDNPLPLCNVAGFAKTYLQDFKEHTDSSPIIRNRSTPHRWSPPAAGSVKINFDGAMFGESDRAGLGVVIRSCQGQVVAALSEQITKPPTVEILELLAARRAVSFSAELEHLRCVCEGDSLSVVNALKGSGLVLSSGGHLLADISSLSNSFQSISFAHVGRQGNAVAHALAQRARSSLSTQIWLECVPTDIMSIVMDNFPNS